The Amycolatopsis sp. DG1A-15b genome window below encodes:
- a CDS encoding 3-oxoacyl-[acyl-carrier-protein] synthase III C-terminal domain-containing protein gives MRWKNLHLRGIGAALGEIVAVGDLESARTLCGATSQRAVSIARDSTGMDLAVRAGRNALASMAMTTTGPLPVPDLHFHAAIWRGSRGIDFWSRAAYVRSRLGLPAGRGIASELNAMSNSLVGGIDISARVLAGSPDLDTVLLTGGETFGPPAFDHLTADHGIAYGDGGSALILGRRPGLARILATSSYTDPTLEQLHRGNHRFAPAGTTEPGIERIRERKRQYTDLVGAASVTRRNHDGIRAVIDEALNDAELDLDQLRWVLLPHYGRHLLNTHCLQPLGITDDRTLCHAGDQWGHIGPNDQIVGLAHLITRGAVVPGEHVALLGIGIGMTWTAAILRIDAVPPSLGVLAPPLRWPWRAPADAKR, from the coding sequence ATGCGCTGGAAGAACCTCCACCTGCGCGGCATCGGCGCCGCACTCGGCGAGATCGTCGCCGTCGGCGATCTCGAGTCAGCCCGAACCTTGTGCGGCGCCACCAGCCAGCGCGCCGTGTCGATCGCGCGCGACAGCACCGGCATGGATCTGGCCGTCCGCGCCGGACGCAACGCCCTCGCCAGCATGGCCATGACCACCACCGGTCCACTCCCGGTGCCCGACCTGCACTTCCACGCCGCGATCTGGCGCGGCAGCCGCGGCATCGACTTCTGGTCCCGCGCCGCCTACGTCCGCTCCCGCCTCGGCCTGCCCGCCGGCCGCGGGATCGCCAGCGAGCTCAATGCCATGAGCAACAGCCTCGTCGGCGGCATCGACATCTCCGCCCGCGTCCTCGCCGGCAGCCCCGACCTCGACACCGTCCTGCTCACCGGCGGCGAAACCTTCGGCCCACCCGCCTTCGACCACCTCACCGCCGACCACGGCATCGCCTACGGCGACGGCGGCTCCGCTCTCATCCTCGGCCGCCGGCCCGGCCTCGCCCGCATCCTCGCCACCAGCTCCTACACCGACCCCACCCTCGAACAACTCCACCGCGGCAACCACCGCTTCGCACCCGCCGGCACCACCGAACCCGGTATCGAGCGCATCCGCGAACGCAAACGCCAATACACCGACCTCGTCGGCGCCGCCTCGGTCACCCGCCGCAACCACGACGGCATCCGCGCCGTCATCGACGAAGCGCTCAACGACGCCGAACTCGACCTCGACCAGCTGCGCTGGGTGCTCCTGCCGCACTACGGACGACACCTGCTCAACACCCACTGCCTCCAACCGCTCGGCATCACCGACGACCGCACCCTCTGCCACGCCGGCGACCAATGGGGCCACATCGGCCCCAACGACCAGATCGTCGGCCTCGCACACCTGATCACGCGCGGTGCGGTGGTCCCCGGAGAGCACGTCGCGTTGCTCGGCATCGGTATTGGCATGACCTGGACCGCAGCGATCCTTCGCATCGACGCGGTGCCGCCGAGCCTAGGTGTCCTCGCCCCGCCCTTGCGTTGGCCTTGGCGCGCGCCGGCCGACGCGAAGCGTTGA